From a single Opisthocomus hoazin isolate bOpiHoa1 chromosome 6, bOpiHoa1.hap1, whole genome shotgun sequence genomic region:
- the NKX6-2 gene encoding homeobox protein Nkx-6.2 — translation MLAAGPMDANRQSAFVLSSTPLAALHNMAEMKTSLFPYALQNPSGFKAPALGGLNTQLPLGTPHGISDILGRPVGAAGGLLGGLPRINGLAASAGVYFGPAAVSRYPKPLAELPGRPPIFWPGVVQGSPWRDPRLACPAQAGMVLDKDGKKKHSRPTFSGQQIFALEKTFEQTKYLAGPERARLAYSLGMTESQVKVWFQNRRTKWRKRHAAEMASAKKKHDSETEKLKESSDNEDDDEYNKPLDPNSDDEKITRLLKKHKSANLSLVSPCSTSSDTL, via the exons ATGTTAGCGGCGGGGCCGATGGATGCTAATCGCCAGAGCGCCTTCGTCCTCAGCAGCACGCCGCTGGCCGCGCTGCACAACATGGCCGAGATGAAGACCTCGCTCTTCCCCTACGCCCTGCAGAACCCCTCCGGCTTCAAGGCGCCGGCCCTGGGCGGGCTCAACACGCAGCTCCCGTTGGGGACCCCGCACGGGATCAGCGACATCCTGGGACGGCCGGTGGGCGCGGCCGGCGGGCTGCTGGGCGGGCTGCCCCGCATCAACGGACTGGCGGCTTCGGCCGGGGTCTACTTCGGCCCCGCCGCCGTCTCCCGCTACCCGAAGCCACTGGCCGAGCTGCCGGGGCGGCCGCCCATCTTCTGGCCGGGAGTGGTGCAGGGCTCTCCCTGGAGAGACCCCCGGCTCGCCTGTCCCG CTCAGGCGGGGATGGTTTTGGACAAGGACGGCAAGAAGAAGCACTCCCGGCCGACTTTCTCCGGGCAGCAGATTTTCGCGCTGGAGAAAACCTTCGAGCAGACGAAATACCTGGCGGGACCGGAGAGAGCCCGCCTCGCCTACTCGCTGGGGATGACTGAGAGCCAGGTGAAG GTCTGGTTCCAGAACAGACGGACCAAGTGGCGGAAGCGGCACGCGGCGGAGATGGCCTCGGCGAAGAAGAAGCACGACTCCGAGACGGAGAAGCTGAAGGAGAGCTCGGACAACGAGGACGACGACGAATACAACAAGCCCCTGGACCCCAACTCAGACGACGAAAAAATCACAAGGCTATTGAAAAAGCACAAATCCGCGAACCTGTCCCTTGTCAGCCCCTGCAGCACCAGCTCGGACACCTTGTGA